The Tepidibacter aestuarii genome contains a region encoding:
- a CDS encoding trimethylamine methyltransferase family protein yields MDYKKELLAVEQIHQASLKILAEIGVEFGSKKVDEIFRANGFRQENGRTYFTEEQINKYLDMATKEFTIYGRDENYFININTEDVNYCPGYGSPLITNADGSIREALFDDYLKMANLFHMEKSFKVNGGIIVQPSDIDPEISIPAMIYAAIKRSSKVLFGIQGAKKGQIDIFNMLEIVFGGKEELRKKPRYIVLSTPTSPLRVDLSAIDTLLLGCEYNQPIAVCSACMPGATAPVTLAGAIAMCNAEMLSSIVLTQLVNPGNPVMYEFACYGSNVQSGNASIGSPELIKAGRYGSLLAKKYGLACRTGGGLSDAKGVTAQAGIETAMSLFHTNLYKSNLAMHSAGILDSFATMSYEKLMLDFEVIDRCANYFDDIEVNENTLAFDTIKKVAEKGGIFLDQKHTVKNCRKTYIPQVSLRSKLPQGKDPNEALYESMNKRIEKQLAAYVKPELDPTIEKQLDEYMLSIGMKPEDIKKV; encoded by the coding sequence ATGGATTATAAAAAAGAATTATTAGCAGTAGAACAAATTCACCAAGCAAGTTTAAAAATACTTGCTGAAATTGGGGTTGAGTTTGGTAGTAAGAAAGTAGATGAAATCTTCAGAGCAAATGGGTTCAGACAAGAAAATGGAAGAACATATTTTACTGAGGAACAAATTAACAAGTATTTAGATATGGCAACTAAAGAATTTACTATTTATGGAAGAGATGAGAATTATTTTATCAATATAAACACAGAGGATGTAAATTATTGTCCTGGTTACGGATCGCCATTGATAACTAATGCAGATGGAAGCATTAGAGAAGCTTTGTTCGATGATTATCTAAAGATGGCTAATCTATTTCATATGGAAAAATCATTTAAAGTAAATGGTGGTATTATTGTTCAACCATCGGATATAGATCCAGAAATAAGTATACCAGCAATGATATATGCTGCAATAAAACGTTCTTCAAAAGTACTCTTTGGTATTCAAGGTGCTAAAAAGGGCCAGATAGATATATTTAATATGCTTGAAATTGTATTTGGAGGTAAAGAAGAATTAAGGAAAAAACCTAGATACATAGTATTATCAACACCTACTAGTCCTCTTAGAGTAGATTTAAGTGCAATAGATACATTACTACTTGGTTGCGAGTATAATCAACCTATTGCTGTTTGTTCAGCTTGTATGCCTGGTGCAACAGCTCCTGTTACACTCGCTGGTGCAATTGCAATGTGCAATGCTGAAATGTTAAGCTCGATAGTATTAACTCAACTTGTAAATCCAGGAAATCCTGTAATGTATGAGTTTGCATGTTACGGCTCAAATGTTCAATCAGGGAATGCATCTATAGGATCACCAGAGTTGATTAAAGCAGGTAGATATGGATCATTACTTGCTAAGAAGTATGGATTAGCTTGTAGAACTGGTGGTGGTTTATCGGATGCAAAAGGAGTTACTGCTCAAGCTGGAATTGAAACAGCTATGAGTCTATTCCATACAAATTTATATAAATCAAATCTTGCCATGCATTCAGCAGGAATATTAGATTCTTTTGCAACAATGAGCTATGAAAAATTAATGCTAGATTTTGAAGTAATAGATAGATGTGCTAATTATTTTGATGATATCGAAGTAAATGAAAATACTCTAGCTTTTGATACTATAAAAAAAGTGGCAGAAAAGGGTGGCATTTTCCTAGATCAAAAACATACAGTTAAAAACTGCAGAAAAACGTATATTCCACAAGTGAGTTTAAGATCTAAGTTGCCACAAGGAAAGGATCCAAATGAAGCACTTTACGAATCTATGAATAAAAGAATAGAGAAACAGTTAGCAGCATATGTTAAACCTGAATTAGATCCTACAATAGAAAAACAACTAGATGAATATATGTTAAGTATTGGGATGAAACCAGAAGATATTAAAAAAGTTTAA
- a CDS encoding ABC transporter ATP-binding protein yields MNPIVQIKNLSMNYYTLEGELEVLKDINLNLEEGEILALVGPSGCGKSTIMNILSSLITPTKGEVILNGKIGYMFQRDHLLEWRTIIDNIKIGLEIQKKLNDEALQKIERLLKLYDIWEFRNNYPKELSGGMRQRVALIRTLAVNPDILLLDEPFSALDYQTRLLVCNDIAQIIKNENKTTIMVTHDISEAISMADKIAVLSKRPATIKHIYKIDLTVKDEKTPLSSREAPEFKDYFNTIWKELDIDEKDKLL; encoded by the coding sequence GTGAATCCTATTGTTCAAATAAAAAATCTTTCTATGAATTACTATACTCTAGAAGGGGAACTTGAAGTTTTAAAAGATATTAATTTAAATTTAGAAGAAGGAGAAATTCTAGCACTTGTTGGTCCGTCTGGTTGCGGTAAATCTACAATAATGAACATATTATCAAGCCTTATAACTCCTACCAAAGGAGAAGTTATACTGAACGGCAAAATAGGATATATGTTCCAACGAGATCATCTGCTTGAATGGAGAACTATAATTGATAATATAAAAATAGGACTAGAAATACAAAAGAAATTAAACGATGAAGCTTTACAAAAGATAGAAAGACTTCTTAAGCTTTATGATATATGGGAGTTCAGAAACAACTACCCTAAAGAGCTTTCAGGTGGTATGAGACAAAGAGTTGCTTTGATTAGAACACTAGCTGTTAATCCAGATATACTTCTTTTAGACGAACCCTTTTCAGCACTTGATTATCAAACTAGACTTTTGGTGTGTAATGATATAGCTCAGATTATAAAGAATGAAAATAAGACTACTATAATGGTTACACATGATATATCAGAGGCCATATCAATGGCAGACAAAATAGCAGTTTTATCCAAAAGACCGGCTACAATAAAACATATATATAAGATAGATCTTACAGTGAAAGACGAAAAAACACCTCTTTCATCAAGAGAGGCTCCTGAGTTTAAAGATTATTTCAATACTATATGGAAGGAGCTTGATATAGATGAAAAAGACAAACTACTCTAG
- a CDS encoding DUF2061 domain-containing protein — protein sequence MTGKRKSFLKTITWRFTATLTTLILVYLLSGELKVAGTVAFFEVFIKMLLYYLHERMWEKVKVKEIVEHYI from the coding sequence ATGACTGGAAAGAGAAAAAGTTTTTTGAAGACAATAACATGGCGGTTTACGGCAACGTTAACGACGCTAATATTGGTTTATTTATTAAGCGGAGAATTAAAAGTGGCTGGAACCGTTGCTTTCTTTGAGGTTTTCATAAAGATGTTGCTTTATTATTTGCATGAAAGGATGTGGGAAAAGGTAAAGGTAAAAGAGATTGTGGAACATTATATATAA
- a CDS encoding aminotransferase class I/II-fold pyridoxal phosphate-dependent enzyme, with product MDSLINLLIQQSTNEGDKIIIQQPVYSPFANVVNDNNRELVVNSLKKDENGRYVMDYEDLESKIDKNVKLFILCNPHNPVGRVWEREELVRSGKIYLKNNITMYF from the coding sequence TTGGATTCATTAATAAATCTTTTGATACAACAATCTACTAATGAAGGAGATAAAATAATAATTCAACAGCCTGTATATAGTCCATTTGCTAATGTTGTTAACGATAACAATAGAGAATTGGTTGTAAATTCTTTGAAGAAGGATGAAAACGGAAGGTATGTAATGGATTATGAAGATTTAGAAAGTAAAATAGATAAAAATGTTAAATTATTTATTCTTTGTAATCCTCATAATCCGGTTGGTAGAGTATGGGAAAGAGAAGAACTTGTAAGATCAGGGAAAATTTATTTAAAGAATAATATCACTATGTATTTCTGA
- a CDS encoding ABC transporter permease encodes MKKTNYSSEYKAYLKSVKSNKRKIIFYQILVLVLFVLIWEMAANLNFIDVFLTSKPSAIFKLFIRYSSNGEIFKHVGISVYETVLGFILGTVGGIIIAIMLWWNENLAKILDPFLVVLNALPKTALAPILIIWAGAGITGIVVIALTISIVVTILSAYNYFITVEEEKIKMLKSFGATKYQILTKLILPSNVGNIINIVKINIGMSWVGVIVGEFLVSRYGIGYLIVYGGQVFKLDLVMMGVFVLAICALLMYQIVNIIEKRYKAR; translated from the coding sequence ATGAAAAAGACAAACTACTCTAGCGAATATAAAGCTTATTTAAAATCAGTTAAATCCAATAAAAGAAAAATAATATTCTATCAAATATTAGTACTTGTACTGTTTGTACTAATCTGGGAAATGGCTGCTAACCTAAACTTTATAGATGTATTTTTAACTAGTAAACCATCTGCCATATTCAAACTGTTTATAAGATATTCTTCAAATGGAGAAATCTTTAAACACGTAGGAATATCCGTATATGAAACTGTTTTAGGATTTATTCTTGGAACTGTAGGCGGGATAATAATAGCTATAATGCTCTGGTGGAATGAAAACTTGGCTAAAATATTAGATCCATTCTTAGTTGTATTAAATGCTCTTCCAAAAACCGCACTTGCTCCTATACTTATAATATGGGCTGGAGCTGGAATTACAGGAATAGTAGTTATAGCTCTTACTATATCAATAGTAGTTACAATACTTTCAGCCTATAACTATTTTATAACCGTTGAAGAAGAAAAAATAAAAATGCTAAAAAGCTTTGGTGCAACTAAATATCAAATACTCACAAAGCTTATTCTTCCTTCTAATGTAGGTAATATTATAAATATAGTTAAGATTAATATAGGTATGTCCTGGGTTGGAGTTATCGTTGGAGAGTTTTTAGTATCAAGATATGGAATAGGTTATTTGATAGTTTATGGTGGTCAGGTATTTAAGCTAGATCTTGTTATGATGGGTGTATTCGTTCTTGCAATATGTGCTCTATTGATGTATCAAATAGTTAATATAATTGAGAAAAGATATAAAGCTAGATAA
- a CDS encoding LysR family transcriptional regulator — MEFRQLKTFITVADLNGFTRAADVLGYTQPTITSQIQLLESQLGVRLFERIRKNISLTHEGEKFLVYARQIINLCEEAKDIVTDKSMTKGVVTIGALESLCTTRLHSLLKVFHYKFPDIEIVLRTVKSNEHKQLLLDNHIDVAFCLDNRVTSSEFIVELAVPEPLVLLAEPNHYLVKYSDVYPQNIVNYPLILAEEDCSYRRTMISILGDYGLTPKIMEIGNIQAMKQLAMSGLGIILLPKITVEEELSKGKLVELNWCGPSFEFLTQVIYHEDKWMSPALQTFLNVTKEIFPIQYCKSGKI; from the coding sequence ATGGAATTTCGTCAATTAAAAACATTCATTACAGTAGCTGATCTCAATGGTTTTACTAGAGCAGCAGATGTATTAGGATATACTCAACCTACAATTACATCACAGATACAGTTGTTAGAGAGCCAACTTGGAGTTCGCTTGTTTGAGAGGATTAGAAAGAATATTTCTCTTACCCATGAGGGGGAGAAATTCCTTGTTTATGCAAGACAGATTATTAATCTTTGTGAAGAGGCAAAAGATATAGTTACAGATAAATCCATGACAAAAGGGGTTGTGACGATTGGTGCACTGGAGTCACTATGCACAACACGCCTACACAGCCTTCTAAAAGTGTTTCACTATAAGTTTCCTGATATTGAAATAGTATTGAGAACTGTAAAATCTAATGAACATAAACAACTTTTACTAGATAACCACATTGATGTAGCTTTTTGCCTAGATAATAGGGTTACAAGTTCTGAATTTATTGTTGAATTAGCTGTACCTGAGCCGTTAGTATTGCTAGCAGAGCCAAACCACTATCTTGTAAAATATTCTGATGTATATCCACAAAATATTGTTAATTATCCTCTTATTTTAGCAGAGGAAGATTGTAGTTATAGGAGAACTATGATTTCTATATTAGGTGATTATGGATTGACTCCCAAAATTATGGAAATAGGGAATATTCAAGCTATGAAACAGCTTGCAATGAGTGGATTGGGTATAATACTTTTACCGAAGATTACAGTTGAAGAAGAGTTATCAAAAGGGAAGCTTGTTGAACTAAACTGGTGTGGTCCTTCTTTTGAATTTTTGACACAGGTAATTTACCATGAGGATAAATGGATGTCACCTGCTTTACAGACTTTTCTGAATGTAACTAAGGAAATCTTTCCGATACAGTATTGTAAGAGTGGGAAAATATAA
- a CDS encoding sulfate adenylyltransferase subunit 1, which yields MIREIDKQRERMNIVIVGHVDHGKSTIIGRLLADTGSLPEGKLEMVKERCKRNSKPFEYAFLLDALKDEQEQGITIDAARCFFKTDKRDYIIIDAPGHIEFLKNMITGASRAEVALLVIDANEGIKENSKRHGYLLSMLGIKKVAVLVNKMDLVDYKQDVFEGIVSNYRTFLKKIDVEPQCFVPVSGFFGDNIEVKSENTEWYKGDSVLELLDSFRTEDAEDDLPFRMPVQGVYKFTKDGDDRRIVAGSIDSGTLKVGDAVTFYPSGKKSRVKSIEGFNVEKKDSAKSGQATGFTLEEQIYIKRGEIVIRSVEVAPKYSERIKANIFWLGRHSLTTDKTYTFKIGTAKVQGQIEKIIKVMDASDLNIDEKAVVDRHDVAEVIIKTQKTVAFDLASELANTSRVVIVDEYEISGGGIIIDQLEAAPAAGQDNAGIIKLSNYERKISRETRAEKFNQKPTLVLLVSEQWDRVSKLCDAVEANLFLNGRQTYYLKAEHRLSLAEVVDWSKFLLDSGQIVIADAEEIGYDSREILEQVDNDTLIIDFDGNTEGIADLSLAIDMQSEEVVVREIARLLKKKGRIFNIG from the coding sequence ATGATTAGAGAAATAGATAAGCAAAGGGAAAGGATGAACATTGTTATTGTCGGTCACGTAGACCATGGGAAAAGCACCATTATTGGTCGTTTGCTGGCAGATACAGGTTCTCTTCCAGAAGGAAAGTTGGAGATGGTCAAAGAGCGATGTAAAAGGAATTCAAAGCCTTTTGAATATGCCTTTTTATTGGATGCATTAAAGGATGAGCAGGAGCAGGGCATTACTATCGATGCAGCGAGATGTTTCTTTAAAACAGACAAGAGGGATTATATTATCATAGATGCCCCAGGGCATATTGAGTTCTTAAAGAACATGATAACCGGTGCATCGAGAGCAGAAGTTGCATTACTTGTTATCGATGCTAACGAAGGAATAAAGGAAAATTCCAAAAGACATGGCTATTTGCTGTCAATGCTAGGTATTAAGAAGGTAGCTGTTTTAGTAAATAAAATGGATTTAGTGGATTATAAACAGGATGTTTTTGAAGGTATTGTGAGCAATTATAGGACATTTCTTAAGAAAATCGATGTAGAGCCTCAGTGTTTTGTACCGGTAAGCGGCTTCTTTGGTGACAATATTGAAGTCAAGTCTGAAAATACAGAATGGTATAAAGGAGATTCTGTCTTAGAACTTTTAGACAGCTTTAGAACTGAAGATGCAGAGGATGACTTGCCTTTCCGAATGCCTGTTCAAGGTGTTTACAAGTTCACTAAAGATGGTGATGACCGTAGAATTGTTGCGGGATCAATAGATTCAGGGACTTTGAAAGTAGGGGACGCAGTAACATTCTATCCTTCAGGGAAAAAGAGTCGTGTAAAGTCAATAGAAGGTTTCAACGTTGAGAAGAAAGATAGCGCAAAATCTGGACAAGCCACAGGATTTACTTTAGAGGAACAGATTTATATAAAGCGCGGTGAGATTGTTATCCGTTCTGTTGAAGTTGCACCGAAATATTCAGAAAGAATAAAAGCCAATATTTTCTGGTTAGGAAGGCATTCACTCACTACGGACAAGACATATACATTTAAAATAGGCACTGCAAAAGTTCAAGGGCAGATTGAAAAAATTATTAAAGTGATGGATGCCTCAGATTTGAATATTGATGAGAAGGCTGTTGTAGATCGTCATGATGTTGCAGAGGTAATTATCAAGACTCAGAAGACTGTTGCTTTTGATTTAGCTTCAGAATTGGCCAATACAAGCCGGGTAGTAATCGTTGATGAGTACGAGATCTCCGGTGGTGGAATTATTATTGACCAGTTGGAAGCCGCACCTGCAGCTGGACAAGATAATGCTGGGATCATCAAGCTATCTAATTATGAGCGAAAGATTTCAAGAGAGACCAGAGCTGAGAAATTCAACCAGAAACCTACCTTGGTTCTTTTGGTTAGTGAACAATGGGATCGAGTATCCAAACTGTGTGATGCTGTAGAAGCAAATCTGTTTTTAAATGGAAGACAGACATATTACTTGAAGGCAGAGCACCGATTGTCCTTGGCTGAAGTTGTTGATTGGAGCAAGTTTCTATTAGATTCAGGGCAGATTGTAATAGCCGATGCAGAGGAAATAGGGTATGATTCCAGAGAAATTTTGGAGCAAGTTGATAATGATACACTTATTATAGATTTTGATGGCAATACTGAAGGGATAGCAGATTTATCACTAGCTATTGATATGCAGTCGGAAGAGGTTGTTGTTAGGGAAATTGCTAGACTGTTAAAGAAAAAAGGTAGAATTTTTAATATTGGGTAG
- a CDS encoding OsmC family protein: MTLNALVKWMGEGIVFEGTTPEGSKLVMAGPSEMNDGKVLGPKPIEVLLHAVAACTSVDTIAMLKSKGAEISEYEVSVTGERGSIAPKPIEKMHLIYNIKGKKMNPDMIKETLETAFLVESGVANTYKSNITWSFNLIEE; encoded by the coding sequence ATGACACTAAACGCCTTAGTAAAATGGATGGGAGAAGGAATTGTATTTGAAGGTACTACTCCAGAAGGATCAAAATTGGTGATGGCTGGCCCATCAGAAATGAATGACGGAAAGGTATTAGGCCCTAAACCAATTGAGGTACTTCTTCATGCTGTTGCAGCATGTACAAGTGTAGATACTATTGCAATGCTAAAGAGTAAAGGTGCTGAAATTTCCGAATACGAAGTAAGTGTTACTGGAGAAAGAGGCTCTATTGCTCCAAAGCCAATTGAAAAAATGCATCTTATTTACAATATTAAAGGTAAAAAAATGAATCCAGATATGATTAAAGAAACACTTGAAACTGCTTTTTTAGTAGAAAGTGGTGTAGCAAATACATATAAATCAAATATAACTTGGTCTTTTAATCTTATTGAAGAATAG
- a CDS encoding BCCT family transporter, whose amino-acid sequence MKENKGTTNIVNKQVFWPPAILLVAVVLFGVISPKSLGAAASYAFNFCITYFSWFYALGMSILFVFVIWAGFSKYGNIILGGPEAKPDMSFFTWFAIALTSGIAIGIVFYGVAEPLGNYTNPAPFMGLIPRSAEAAEGALRTVYLHWALHPYATYTSFGLCIAFLHYNGKKSFKISTGLYPLLGNKVNGLAGNLIDALCIFSIVAGIGTSLGVGAMQLAGGLGYTTGIAFESMVLVWFAIIAAMAVFYTVAACTGLHKGITVISNLNVYIYFALLIWVFIFGPTLYILNNTTSALGDYLSTMLAQSLYLEPALQTGWVGGWTIFYWSWWLAFAPMVGLFLVKLAKGRTIKEFVLVNFFAPAVFAVVWFGVFGSASIFMEHFQGISISGEISKLGVEVAMFAFLKNLPLPGLLTVLGFLAIIFSFVTLAESMTLTLANMTSASYESNKNEQDAPNILKIFWGALMGGIAFILLMSGGLKALQTAVVVCGLPILLLELIMCVGYIQCMKNAENYDVVGTFDINESEDIEN is encoded by the coding sequence ATGAAAGAAAATAAAGGCACAACTAATATTGTAAATAAACAAGTGTTTTGGCCACCTGCAATATTACTAGTTGCTGTTGTATTATTTGGAGTAATATCTCCAAAGTCTTTAGGTGCGGCTGCTAGTTATGCATTCAATTTTTGTATAACATATTTCAGTTGGTTTTATGCTTTAGGTATGAGTATATTATTTGTATTTGTAATATGGGCAGGGTTTAGTAAGTATGGAAATATTATATTAGGTGGGCCTGAAGCAAAGCCTGATATGTCGTTTTTTACATGGTTTGCAATTGCTCTTACATCCGGAATCGCTATTGGAATAGTATTTTATGGAGTTGCAGAACCGCTTGGAAACTATACTAATCCAGCACCTTTTATGGGGTTAATACCTAGATCAGCAGAAGCAGCTGAGGGTGCACTTAGAACCGTATATTTACATTGGGCCCTACATCCATATGCTACGTATACGTCATTTGGTTTGTGTATTGCATTTTTACATTATAATGGTAAAAAAAGCTTTAAGATTAGTACTGGTTTATATCCCCTTTTAGGCAATAAGGTAAATGGTCTTGCAGGTAATTTAATAGATGCTCTTTGCATTTTTAGTATAGTAGCGGGTATAGGAACTTCTTTAGGAGTAGGCGCTATGCAATTAGCTGGAGGACTAGGATATACTACTGGTATTGCATTTGAATCTATGGTATTGGTTTGGTTTGCGATAATTGCAGCTATGGCTGTATTTTATACAGTGGCAGCTTGTACTGGACTGCATAAAGGTATTACTGTAATTAGTAATTTAAATGTATATATCTATTTTGCTTTACTAATTTGGGTATTTATTTTTGGACCTACTTTATATATTTTAAACAATACAACTTCGGCATTGGGAGATTATTTAAGCACAATGCTTGCACAATCTCTATATTTAGAACCTGCACTCCAAACTGGATGGGTTGGAGGTTGGACAATTTTCTATTGGTCATGGTGGTTAGCATTTGCGCCAATGGTAGGATTGTTTTTAGTAAAATTAGCAAAGGGAAGAACAATTAAAGAATTTGTATTAGTAAATTTCTTCGCTCCAGCGGTATTTGCAGTTGTATGGTTTGGTGTATTTGGGAGTGCAAGTATTTTCATGGAACATTTTCAAGGAATATCTATATCCGGTGAAATTTCGAAATTAGGTGTGGAAGTTGCAATGTTTGCTTTTTTAAAGAACTTACCTTTGCCGGGATTGTTAACTGTCTTAGGATTTTTAGCTATTATATTCTCTTTTGTTACATTAGCTGAATCTATGACACTAACACTTGCTAATATGACTTCAGCTAGTTATGAAAGCAATAAAAATGAACAGGATGCTCCAAACATCTTGAAAATATTCTGGGGTGCATTAATGGGTGGTATCGCATTTATATTACTAATGAGTGGAGGACTTAAGGCGTTACAGACAGCTGTTGTAGTATGCGGATTGCCAATATTATTACTGGAGTTAATAATGTGCGTAGGATATATACAGTGTATGAAAAATGCTGAGAATTATGATGTAGTAGGAACTTTCGATATTAATGAAAGTGAAGATATAGAAAATTAG
- a CDS encoding trimethylamine methyltransferase family protein has translation MDKDLRQIHEASMKILEETGMKIHHPKAIEILKKNGIKVCGDTAFFTEDQLMKWVNKAPSSFNIYARNPKYDMTIGGDNVECAPGYGAPLILEADGKKRPALIKDFKTFVKLFHQSDYFKINGGIVVQPKDLPSESTLAMMLYSTLNYTDKCIMTGSGNAKEVEELMDMLGIVFDGKEKLAEKPRAITIVNTNSPLYLDNNAAETLMVYAKYGQPMVVASCTMAGTTGPVTLAGTIALTNAEVLCGIALSQMVREGTPVLYGSQTTTSDMKSGSIAIGSPEGSLCYEYAARLAKAYGIPCRGGGTISDAKTVSAQSGYESMMTCLVCHQNKMNYIIHSAGIMDSFGCMSYEKFIVDLEIIGMVKRYLDKVVINEDTLALDLINDIGPAGQFITAPHTLKHCRKEPFLPNVSIRGSVSGDPDEKLLKNINKKKKSMLDKYQKPELPDDIQKQLKQYLVEKGVDIQLIESI, from the coding sequence ATGGATAAAGATTTAAGACAAATTCATGAAGCGTCAATGAAAATTTTAGAGGAAACAGGCATGAAAATACATCACCCGAAAGCTATAGAGATACTTAAAAAAAATGGTATTAAAGTTTGTGGAGATACAGCTTTTTTTACTGAAGATCAGCTGATGAAATGGGTTAATAAAGCGCCAAGTAGTTTTAATATATATGCTAGAAATCCTAAATACGATATGACTATTGGGGGAGATAATGTTGAATGTGCTCCTGGTTATGGAGCTCCTCTTATTTTAGAGGCTGATGGGAAAAAACGTCCGGCTCTTATAAAAGATTTTAAAACTTTTGTTAAACTTTTTCATCAAAGTGACTATTTTAAAATAAATGGTGGAATAGTAGTTCAACCAAAAGATCTTCCTTCAGAATCTACCCTTGCTATGATGCTATATTCGACTCTTAATTATACTGATAAATGTATTATGACTGGTTCTGGTAATGCTAAAGAAGTCGAAGAATTAATGGATATGTTAGGCATTGTTTTTGATGGTAAAGAAAAGCTTGCTGAAAAACCAAGAGCGATTACTATTGTAAATACAAATAGTCCACTTTATTTAGATAATAACGCAGCAGAAACGTTAATGGTTTATGCTAAATATGGTCAGCCAATGGTTGTTGCATCATGTACGATGGCAGGAACAACAGGACCGGTAACTTTAGCTGGTACTATTGCATTAACGAATGCAGAAGTATTATGTGGTATTGCACTTTCTCAGATGGTTAGAGAAGGTACTCCTGTACTATACGGTTCTCAAACAACTACCTCAGATATGAAAAGTGGAAGTATAGCAATTGGTTCTCCTGAAGGATCTCTATGCTATGAATATGCAGCAAGACTTGCTAAAGCATATGGAATTCCTTGTCGTGGTGGTGGAACAATCAGTGATGCTAAAACAGTATCTGCACAAAGTGGATATGAAAGTATGATGACTTGTTTAGTTTGTCACCAAAATAAAATGAACTATATTATTCATAGTGCAGGAATAATGGATTCTTTTGGTTGTATGTCATATGAAAAATTCATTGTAGATTTAGAAATTATAGGAATGGTTAAACGCTACCTTGATAAAGTAGTTATTAACGAAGATACGCTAGCGTTAGATCTTATTAATGATATAGGTCCAGCAGGTCAATTTATAACAGCACCACATACGTTAAAACATTGTAGAAAAGAACCGTTTTTACCAAATGTTAGTATAAGGGGCTCGGTAAGTGGAGATCCTGATGAGAAACTATTAAAGAATATCAATAAAAAGAAAAAATCTATGCTAGATAAATATCAAAAACCTGAACTTCCAGATGATATCCAAAAACAGCTTAAGCAATATTTAGTTGAAAAAGGAGTAGATATTCAATTAATTGAAAGTATATAA
- the cysD gene encoding sulfate adenylyltransferase subunit CysD, producing the protein MNHLDKLESRSIHILREAYSEFKNLGMLWSIGKDSTVLLWLARKAFFGHVPIPLIHIDTHFKIPEMIEYRNRLALEWSLDMIYGENTKDLEEKRTFPDGNVTRLQCCKNLKSDALKHTLSGEWTRYRINHDTGLYDVDKNKEPYTGVIVGVRADEEGSRSKERYFSPRNVNNDWDVGDQPPEFWNQYKTEFAPGTHLRIHPLLDWTELNIWEYIEREKIPVVSLYFNQGEGKRYRSLGCYPCTGAVESDARNVQEIIEELKTGKFANIAERFGRAQDKEDGGGLEDLRRDGYM; encoded by the coding sequence ATGAATCATTTAGATAAATTGGAAAGCAGAAGTATTCACATACTTCGGGAAGCGTATAGTGAATTTAAGAATCTTGGGATGCTGTGGTCCATAGGAAAAGATAGTACTGTGCTCCTTTGGCTTGCACGAAAAGCATTTTTCGGACATGTGCCGATCCCGTTGATTCACATAGATACCCATTTTAAAATTCCAGAGATGATTGAGTATCGTAATAGGCTTGCTTTGGAATGGAGTTTGGATATGATCTATGGTGAAAATACTAAGGACCTAGAGGAAAAAAGAACATTCCCCGATGGTAATGTCACAAGGCTTCAATGCTGTAAAAATCTTAAGTCTGATGCTCTTAAGCATACTCTGAGCGGAGAGTGGACTAGATATAGAATAAATCATGACACTGGACTATATGACGTTGATAAGAATAAAGAGCCCTATACAGGTGTAATTGTAGGGGTTAGAGCGGATGAAGAGGGAAGCCGCTCGAAGGAGAGATATTTTTCCCCAAGAAATGTGAATAACGATTGGGATGTAGGGGATCAGCCTCCTGAGTTTTGGAATCAATACAAGACAGAGTTTGCCCCTGGAACTCACCTGAGAATCCATCCGCTGTTGGATTGGACTGAGTTGAACATATGGGAATATATCGAGAGAGAGAAAATTCCTGTGGTATCACTTTATTTTAATCAAGGTGAAGGGAAGAGGTATAGGTCACTGGGATGTTATCCATGTACTGGCGCTGTTGAGTCCGATGCGAGGAATGTTCAGGAGATAATTGAAGAATTGAAAACAGGAAAGTTTGCCAATATTGCAGAACGTTTTGGCAGGGCACAGGATAAGGAAGATGGCGGTGGTCTAGAAGATTTGAGACGTGACGGATATATGTAG